AGTTTTTCTGTCtttggactgttttttttttttttttttttggccactaAGTTTgtgtaagtttttaattttaaaaagtggtggcAATACACCAGCTAAAAAATGATTTGATCTAGGGCATAGAAAAGGAACTGACTCAATCCTGGAAAATAGAATCAGTGCTTACTTCCATCCTGTTCATTCCCACTGTCCTACTCAAATCACACTCTCCATTAGACCACTGCAATAACCTTGTAACTGGTTTTggggaataaaggaaaaatactgcTGGAGAAAACCCTCTCTAGTGTTCAcatattatttgggtttgtagGCAGGATCTATTTCTTACTGTTCTTATTGCAAGTTTtgctttgtgtatatgtatgtgtgtggggaggaggggtaatggggatataacccagggatgtcacccccagccctttttattttgaagcagggtcttggaAAATTAGGccggctggcctcaaatttgctgaCTTACCTCAGTCACTGAATTTACAGGTGTGTAGTACCACACCCAGCTCTAGAAGACAAAATaactttcattttcctaaaatgtttctttaggcattttttaatactgtttcaaatgttaaacactttttcttttttggaggtaTCAAAGGGCACttcacccctgagctacatccctagtcttttttgaGAGGGTCTCAGGTTCTCACTGtttctgagactggtcttgaacttgcaatcctcctaccccAGCTTCCCACCTCACCtatacaggcatgcactactgtaccTGACTGTTAGGACACTTTCTTATTAAAAAACTTGATTCATATGTGACCATTAAAACATTTCTAATGTTTTAGAGCCTGACTCAGGCTAGGTATTGGATGAGAAATAATTCTTTGGTTAAAATGTAAGCAAGCCTGTATTGCTAcctagcaaaaagaaaaaagaaatgctatttaTTATGAATTCACCCAATATACACAGTAGTTTCCTTTCACATGGTATGTTACCATGTCAACTGCAGtctgaaaacattaaatggaaaataccagaaataatttacattgttttaaatcACAAGTTATTCTTAGTAGTAGTTATTCTGAGTAGTAATGAGATCTTATGCCATCTTGCCATGCTGTGTCCAATGTATCCACAATGTATAAATGCTACCTGCCTATTACTTGTAGCCATCTGTTCTATCAACTATTACGATGCTTGTGTCcaaataacccttattttactcaGTGACCCCAGAGTGCAGGAGTAAATGCTGGCAATTTTATTAGTGTAACTGAGGGGACAGATGCCAGTGGCAAACAGgaagttaagggaataattctataaaatgggcccactgttctgaccccacatgctttctCTTCCAAGAAACAATTTGCCTGCAGCCCTacctggcttaagtggacagaATATGTGATATACCTCAGCAAAGTACCTATTACCTGGCAGAAGAAAATGCAAGTCCAAAATAATGTCCATAAGAGGAATCCAAGctaccctgaagggggagacttgtgacccttttcacagaccagctTCTGAAACCTGGGAAGATAAGAATTCCTCCTAATCATAAAATTTGTAgggatttataattaaaaatccaattagttgcagtctataaaaagaaaaaaagaaaaaaattaaaatgcagtctgtaaaaaaaaaaaaaaaaaattcaattacagccagtcagcatgggccaaagtgacctaatTGTCATGGTAGTGGGGACTTataagtctgatgtcatcctgatGCCAGTCAAAAGTGATCAGGTAGACTTGGGCAGGACTCTGGAAATTTCTCTGGGATCCCCCATAAAACTGGAGTGTAGGAGAAGCACAGTCCCTCTTTGAGAGGACCCACTTTTTCCCTTGAGTGTCCCCTTGCACTcttcctatcccttctaataaaatCATTCCTGTTACTCcaagcaacatgtctgaaatctttctgacttgatcacaagaatcaaGAGTTTGAAAGAGGTTCTTCTTGCTGCCTCAGTTATCTGGTAGCCCCCAGCCCTGTAACATAATCATTATTTATTACTCATGCCAAATTTATGAATTAAGCTTCGTCAcagatgtgtgtatatatatgagtgAATGAAAAAACACTTAGGGCTCAGTACTGAGATAGTACTGGACATCTTGGAACTAACCACAGTTGATAATGGATGGCTACTATACATGTTAAAttgatcagaaagaaaaagaaggaaatagtaCTCTGTATGTTTTCCCTAGGACATGACTGTATATACCTGGTTGTAAAGTTCAAGGCAGGACTCCTATCTTTCTTATAAACACAAAACTCCAATTCTCAGAACTAAACTTCCAGAAAGGATAAACCATAATTCACTTTCAAAGAATTTACTATTATTTCTTCAAGAAccacactgtaaaaaaaaaaaaaaagttaagcataCAATTCtgagtaaaaaaacaaaaacgaaacgGAAAGGTTTGGGTATGATTATATCACTTATTTATTTCTCAACAGATAATTTTTCTAGCTTCAATATTTCCCCCCtcaaattaaagggaaaaaaaaaatcaaaaactttaaaactggATCACTTGGCCCTTTCTCTTCTTGTCTCCTCCCAGTTCAAAATGCTTGCATCTCTTGATGGCCAGCATCCTCTTGGATCTGCAGTTTGGCTCAACGCATTCAAGTCTTAGCACAATCTTCTTCGTGGTCTTAGCCTTCTTGCGGAAAATTGGCTTCGTCTGCCCACCGTAGCCGCTCTGTTTCCGATCATAGCGCCTCTTTCCTTGGGCGTAAAGGGAATCCTTGCCCTTCTTATACTGGGTCACTTTGTGAGGCTGGTGCTTGCCACACTTTTTACAAAAAGTCCTTCGGGTTTTAGGTACATTAACCATCTTTACAGTAGAGGTGTCTATGCGatgaaaactataataaaatatttaaagtaccagacattaaatattttgccaagtGAATGTTTTATACAAAtaagatatttacaaaaaaaaagtcattacaTAAATCAGTAATACATAAAGTATTACTCATTTCCTGCATGAATATGTACACACAAGTGCACACTTACGTTTAAAAACTATTggatagggttgggaatgtagttcgCCGGAAAAGCGCTTGCCAAAACTgtgcgagaccctgggttcaatgcccaacaTCTCATGCATAATTAAATAATTGGGCCATTTATAGAGTTACTCACTAAAAACACGAGCATCGGCACTGGGAGTAACCAGTACAGAGAGTTTTCTATAGAAATTGGGCTgcccagaaagaaaaatgcaatgtTTACCTGATTTTCTTCCAAAGAGGATAAAGACAAGAATTTCTTTACgactcccttcccccacccacatCCTCCATTTTCTAGCTCCTGGGTGACTGATGCAGCGCGGGATACAGTAGCTTCTGCTACGATCCGCCCTGTTCTTTCTCCAAGAACCACATCGGTCTGATTTCACTTTTTACCTCCCAAGCACCATCACCCGTCAGCATCCTTCAGGGCTGACGTGTCCTTAACCAGCCGGCCTGCCTCGCGGCCCGGAAGCCGCCATGCGTACGCTCCTTTCCTGACCGGAGAAAACAGTTCTTAAACTCACCCAAGCCAAGGTAGCGGGTCTCACCTTCCCTTTCTTACAAGGTCCTTCCACTGGTTCTGAGCAATGGAGACTCCTGTTTAAACCGCTACAGTCCAAATCCTGACTTACCCGGAGGTGTCGCGGCCGCAGCCTTAGCCTCGCCACGCTCGCGCCTaacaggaaagggaggaatggAGCGGAAGTAGGAACTGAACTTGAGCGACAGTACCGAGAGCCAATAGGCAGCTGCCTACCACGGCCAGGCGCCTCCGGACGCGCCTGGGAAGCTCCAACCAACGGCCTATGGGGCGGGGCCAAGGGGTGTGGGCCCGAGGGCCGCGGCGCTCCGCGGGCCAGTAGCGGGTTGTCAGAACGGTCGCCGCTGTAGTGGGGCGAGGCTGCGTCGTCCCTCGGTCTTGGCCGTCAGGGACCCGAGTAAGGATGAGAGCTCAGAGGACACAGGGCCTCTGGAGCCGCAGGTAACGAAGCTGGGGTGCGGTGGGCTAGCGGCTGGGCTTCTTCCGGGACCTGTGGTGCTGAATGGAGAGGACCGAGAAAACGCCGAGCCACGGCTCCTAGCGGCGGGGCCGCTGCAGCTGCCGGGCGAAGATGTGCGGATCCCGGGTGGCTTGGGGCAGTTGAGAGCCTTCGGGCCCCAGGACCCCCGAGGCCAGGGATGAGTTAGCGAGGGCAGCCCCGGGGGCCAGTTCCTACCGCCACAGGCCGGGGCGATCGCCCGCCCGCCCCTTCCTCGCAGAGGCCGCCAGCTCCTTTCCGCGCCCGCCCGCTTGTGTCCTCGGCTCCGGAGACCATGAGGTTCCGCATCTACAAACGGAAGGTGCTAATTCTGACGCTTGTGGTGGCCGCCTGCTGCTTCGTCCTCTGGAGCAGCAATGGGCGACAAAGGAAGAACGAAGCCCTTGCTCCGCCGTTGCTGGACGTCGATCCCGCGCGGGGCGCGGGAGGCCGGGGCGGGGACCATCCCGCGGTGTCGGTGGGCATCCGCAGGGTTTCCAACGAGTCGGCGGTTCCACTGGTCCCCGCGGCCCCACTGCCGGAGGCGGACAACCTTACACTGCGATACCGGTCCCTCGTGTACCAGCTGAACTTTGATCAGACGCTGAGGAATGTAGATAAGGCTGGCACCTGGACCCCCCGGGAGCTGGTGCTGGTGGTCCAGGTGCATAACCGGCCGGAATACCTCAGACTGCTACTGGACTCACTTCGAAAAGCCCAGGGCATCGACAACGTCCTCGTCATTTTTAGCCACGACTTCTGGTCGACAGAGATCAATCAGCTGATTGCTGGGGTGGATTTCTGTCCGGTTCTTCAGGTGTTCTTTCCTTTCAGCATTCAGCTGTACCCCAACGAGTTTCCGGGGAGTGACCCCAGAGATTGCCCCAGAGACTTGCAGAAGAATGCAGCTTTGAAATTGGGGTGTATTAATGCTGAGTATCCTGACTCCTTCGGCCATTATAGAGAGGCCAAATTCTCCCAAACCAAACATCATTGGTGGTGGAAGCTGCATTTCGTATGGGAAAGGGTCAAAGT
The Sciurus carolinensis chromosome 2, mSciCar1.2, whole genome shotgun sequence DNA segment above includes these coding regions:
- the Mgat2 gene encoding alpha-1,6-mannosyl-glycoprotein 2-beta-N-acetylglucosaminyltransferase; protein product: MRFRIYKRKVLILTLVVAACCFVLWSSNGRQRKNEALAPPLLDVDPARGAGGRGGDHPAVSVGIRRVSNESAVPLVPAAPLPEADNLTLRYRSLVYQLNFDQTLRNVDKAGTWTPRELVLVVQVHNRPEYLRLLLDSLRKAQGIDNVLVIFSHDFWSTEINQLIAGVDFCPVLQVFFPFSIQLYPNEFPGSDPRDCPRDLQKNAALKLGCINAEYPDSFGHYREAKFSQTKHHWWWKLHFVWERVKVLRDYAGLILFLEEDHYLAPDFYHVFKKMWKLKEQECPDCDVLSLGTYTASRNFYGIADKVDVKTWKSTEHNMGLALTRDAYQKLIECTDTFCTYDDYNWDWTLQYLTVSCLPKFWKVLVPQAPRIFHAGDCGMHHKKTCRPSTQSAQIELLLNNNKQYMFPETLIISEKFTVVAISPPRKNGGWGDIRDHELCKSYRRLQ
- the Rpl36al gene encoding 60S ribosomal protein L36a-like, which gives rise to MVNVPKTRRTFCKKCGKHQPHKVTQYKKGKDSLYAQGKRRYDRKQSGYGGQTKPIFRKKAKTTKKIVLRLECVEPNCRSKRMLAIKRCKHFELGGDKKRKGQVIQF